The following are from one region of the Paenibacillus protaetiae genome:
- a CDS encoding small acid-soluble spore protein P gives MGKPKSVPVPDPEQDRKSRGRSGSQPQEPLSGSKKTKQHNHVSHHNPEG, from the coding sequence ATGGGCAAGCCAAAAAGCGTACCGGTGCCTGATCCGGAGCAAGACCGGAAAAGCCGCGGGCGCAGCGGCAGCCAGCCGCAGGAGCCGTTGTCCGGCTCCAAAAAAACGAAGCAGCATAACCATGTCAGCCATCATAATCCGGAAGGTTAA
- a CDS encoding MFS transporter, producing the protein MHKRSFYSLLITQTIANAADIMYIMALTVLVLHETSSLLSAVLIPLIRMGAQMISSFLAPLLLVRFQLPFLLFVSQGAQLLLYAALAAYLHYTPQHPLLALVLAIVLAMSFLDGWTTPARNALVPRIASGSHLLKANTIMTLSDRIVQFAGWGLSGVIVSFLGSQLTLLIAAVLYTASFAFTSLVYDPLEPQGHYLLRPRTSVTGARSGDAPAAAGIQEGLQQPAAAEAQEVSSPIRAAAGGASPLPAESADLQEALAAMGAASEGKDAASEPSDSPPKLSLLRDGFRTIAVSARLRTLAFIDIVDTLGASVWVGAFTLALVQDVLKQGEEWWGYINAAYFAGSILGSMAVLAWVKKLQKRLFASMLAGMAGYGALTAAYALNHWPAAALVLVIVMGPVAELSIIPRQTLIQQSTQASALPQVLSAQNTIINFFSMVSLLLLGWIADRFGIQSVYLISAALTFCAIAVGIAARKAFASR; encoded by the coding sequence ATGCATAAACGTTCCTTTTACAGCTTGCTAATAACCCAGACGATTGCCAATGCGGCTGATATTATGTATATCATGGCGTTAACCGTGCTGGTGCTGCATGAAACTTCATCTCTGTTGTCAGCTGTGCTAATTCCGCTGATCCGGATGGGGGCGCAAATGATCAGCAGCTTTCTGGCGCCGCTTTTGCTTGTCCGCTTCCAGCTGCCTTTTTTGCTGTTCGTCTCGCAAGGCGCCCAGCTGCTGCTGTATGCGGCGCTGGCAGCTTATTTGCATTACACGCCGCAGCATCCGCTGCTTGCTCTTGTGCTTGCGATCGTACTCGCCATGTCCTTCCTGGACGGCTGGACGACGCCGGCCCGCAATGCGCTCGTTCCGCGCATCGCTTCGGGCAGCCATCTGCTGAAAGCCAATACGATCATGACGTTAAGCGACCGGATTGTACAGTTCGCAGGGTGGGGACTGAGCGGCGTAATCGTCTCCTTCCTCGGCTCGCAATTGACACTGCTAATTGCAGCCGTCTTGTACACCGCTTCCTTTGCTTTTACATCGCTGGTGTATGACCCGCTGGAACCACAGGGCCATTATCTGCTTCGCCCGCGCACAAGCGTTACGGGCGCCCGCAGCGGGGATGCTCCAGCAGCGGCGGGCATACAGGAGGGGCTGCAGCAGCCAGCTGCGGCGGAGGCACAGGAGGTGAGCAGTCCGATACGGGCTGCTGCAGGCGGGGCTAGCCCGCTTCCTGCTGAAAGCGCCGATCTGCAAGAGGCGCTTGCGGCTATGGGCGCGGCTTCAGAAGGTAAGGATGCGGCAAGCGAACCGTCCGATTCCCCGCCCAAACTGTCGCTGCTGCGCGACGGTTTTCGTACGATTGCCGTTTCCGCCCGGCTGCGGACGCTGGCGTTTATCGACATTGTCGATACGCTTGGCGCTTCAGTATGGGTCGGCGCCTTTACGCTTGCTCTTGTTCAAGATGTGCTGAAGCAAGGGGAGGAATGGTGGGGTTATATTAATGCGGCTTATTTTGCGGGGTCGATTTTGGGCAGCATGGCCGTGCTTGCATGGGTGAAAAAGCTGCAAAAACGGCTGTTTGCTTCTATGCTGGCGGGGATGGCCGGGTACGGCGCGCTGACAGCCGCCTATGCGCTAAATCATTGGCCTGCCGCCGCACTTGTTCTGGTCATCGTCATGGGACCGGTTGCCGAGCTGTCCATTATTCCGCGGCAGACGCTGATTCAGCAAAGCACGCAAGCTTCGGCTCTGCCTCAAGTGCTTTCCGCGCAAAATACGATTATTAATTTTTTCAGCATGGTATCGCTGCTGCTGCTCGGATGGATCGCCGACCGCTTTGGCATCCAATCGGTATACCTCATCTCGGCGGCGCTCACGTTTTGTGCGATTGCAGTCGGCATTGCCGCCCGCAAAGCTTTTGCAAGCCGGTAG
- the pdxS gene encoding pyridoxal 5'-phosphate synthase lyase subunit PdxS, producing the protein METGTTRVKRGMAEMQKGGVIMDVMNAEQAKIAEAAGATAVMALERVPSDIRAAGGVARMADPTIVEEVMKVVSIPVMAKARIGHYVEAKVLEALGVDYLDESEVLTPADDVFHISKNEFTVPFVCGAKDLGEALRRIQEGAAMIRTKGEPGTGNIVEAVRHMRLINSQIRKVQSMSKDELFNEAKVLGVPYELLLGVHENGKLPVVNFAAGGVATPADAALMMHLGADGVFVGSGIFKSDNPEKFARAIVEATTHYTDYKLIAEVSKNLGTAMKGIEISKLHSSERMQDRGI; encoded by the coding sequence ATGGAAACAGGAACAACTCGCGTAAAACGCGGCATGGCTGAAATGCAAAAAGGCGGCGTTATTATGGACGTTATGAACGCCGAGCAGGCTAAAATTGCGGAAGCGGCTGGCGCAACGGCTGTTATGGCGCTGGAACGCGTCCCTTCCGACATTCGTGCAGCAGGCGGCGTTGCCCGTATGGCTGACCCGACCATTGTCGAAGAAGTAATGAAAGTCGTGTCGATTCCGGTTATGGCGAAAGCCCGTATCGGCCATTATGTAGAAGCGAAAGTGCTGGAAGCGCTTGGCGTCGACTATTTGGACGAAAGCGAAGTATTGACGCCTGCGGACGATGTGTTCCACATTAGCAAAAACGAGTTTACTGTTCCATTCGTATGCGGCGCTAAAGATTTGGGCGAAGCGCTCCGCCGCATTCAAGAAGGCGCAGCGATGATCCGTACGAAAGGCGAGCCTGGAACAGGCAACATCGTCGAGGCGGTTCGTCATATGCGTCTGATCAACTCTCAAATCCGCAAAGTTCAAAGCATGTCGAAGGACGAGCTCTTTAATGAAGCCAAAGTGCTTGGCGTTCCTTATGAGCTTCTGCTTGGCGTACACGAAAACGGCAAGCTGCCGGTTGTTAACTTTGCAGCAGGCGGCGTAGCAACCCCGGCTGACGCAGCCCTTATGATGCATCTGGGCGCTGACGGCGTATTTGTAGGTTCCGGCATTTTCAAATCGGACAACCCGGAGAAATTCGCCCGTGCGATCGTTGAAGCAACAACGCATTACACCGACTATAAGCTGATTGCCGAAGTTTCGAAAAACCTCGGTACAGCTATGAAAGGCATCGAAATTTCCAAGCTGCACTCGTCCGAGCGTATGCAGGATCGCGGGATTTAA
- a CDS encoding chromate transporter, translating to MQHSASGKAAMLWPLFWTFCRIGPATFGGGYAMIPLIEQEAVHNKKWISPEDMNELLSLAGSAPGGVGVNAAALIGFRQAGIAGAAAAVAGIALPSFAIVFMLSLLFTSFHDNPKVQAALKGMQGAIIALIALAAYRMAKSALFDLTTIVIAASTIAVLLLTSVTPVSIIMVGLFIGIVWIQLKRMIGLRIQFDKAARPSVQDEIKYPEYYI from the coding sequence GTGCAACATTCCGCTTCGGGCAAAGCAGCGATGCTTTGGCCTTTATTTTGGACCTTCTGCCGGATCGGCCCGGCGACATTTGGCGGCGGCTACGCTATGATTCCGCTAATCGAGCAAGAAGCCGTTCACAACAAAAAATGGATCAGCCCGGAGGACATGAACGAGCTGCTGTCGCTCGCCGGCTCTGCGCCGGGCGGCGTAGGCGTTAACGCTGCCGCTCTGATCGGCTTCCGGCAAGCCGGTATCGCCGGAGCTGCGGCTGCCGTTGCAGGCATCGCATTGCCCTCGTTTGCCATTGTGTTTATGTTAAGTCTGCTGTTCACCAGCTTTCACGATAATCCGAAGGTGCAAGCCGCTCTAAAAGGAATGCAAGGCGCTATTATCGCCCTGATTGCGCTGGCCGCCTATCGGATGGCCAAATCGGCGCTGTTTGACCTCACAACGATTGTCATTGCTGCAAGTACGATTGCCGTTCTGCTGCTCACCTCTGTCACACCTGTCTCCATCATTATGGTTGGTTTATTTATCGGCATCGTATGGATTCAGCTGAAACGGATGATCGGGCTCCGTATCCAGTTCGACAAGGCTGCCCGGCCTTCTGTCCAAGATGAAATCAAGTATCCGGAATATTACATTTAA
- a CDS encoding AEC family transporter codes for MNHSYISLFGSVSIPILIAVALGCLFQKYKSPDTKILADLSLFVLSPCLIVSSLSDSDLHHSFFGHILLFTIIQTVLCWAAAFGAGRLLRFSAPSQHAMEMTTIFANSNNYGLPLLLLAFGTAGFTIGVTNVVLHIILVNTLGLYIASRSAFSPKQALAKMAYNPLIYAAVVGLALYFFGIPLPSGLHDGLKLIGGAYAAVVLLLLGMQLRKTNWRSSFRRRELWIAVAMRIFGVPFLSWITIRMLGLHGLEASVLFVQSSMPSAINAVVLMEKYGGDQELVAVNVALTTVASFVYLPVLIYWSQGL; via the coding sequence ATGAATCATTCCTACATCTCCCTGTTTGGCTCGGTGAGCATCCCGATTTTAATTGCAGTAGCTTTGGGCTGCCTGTTTCAAAAATATAAATCGCCGGATACGAAAATACTCGCCGATTTGAGCTTGTTTGTGCTTTCGCCCTGCTTGATTGTCAGCTCGTTGTCCGACAGCGACCTGCATCATTCGTTTTTTGGCCATATCCTCTTGTTCACCATCATTCAGACCGTTTTGTGCTGGGCCGCTGCGTTTGGCGCCGGCAGGCTGCTGAGGTTCAGCGCCCCGTCGCAGCATGCGATGGAGATGACCACGATATTCGCCAACTCCAACAACTATGGACTGCCGCTGCTGCTGCTTGCTTTCGGCACGGCCGGCTTTACGATCGGCGTCACGAACGTTGTGCTGCACATTATTCTCGTCAACACGCTGGGGCTTTATATTGCTTCACGAAGCGCCTTCAGTCCCAAGCAGGCACTGGCCAAAATGGCTTACAACCCGCTCATCTACGCCGCTGTTGTTGGATTGGCGCTGTACTTCTTCGGCATTCCACTGCCTTCAGGCCTGCATGACGGCTTAAAGCTTATCGGCGGCGCTTACGCTGCGGTCGTGCTGCTCCTGCTCGGCATGCAGCTGCGCAAAACCAACTGGCGAAGCAGTTTCCGCCGCCGCGAGTTGTGGATTGCTGTCGCCATGCGCATCTTCGGTGTGCCGTTCCTGTCATGGATCACGATACGGATGCTGGGCTTGCACGGCCTCGAAGCGTCCGTCTTGTTCGTGCAGTCGTCCATGCCTTCCGCGATAAACGCTGTAGTGCTTATGGAGAAATACGGCGGCGATCAAGAGCTCGTGGCCGTCAACGTCGCCCTCACCACCGTGGCCAGTTTCGTCTATTTGCCGGTGCTCATTTATTGGTCGCAAGGGCTGTAA
- a CDS encoding D-alanyl-D-alanine carboxypeptidase family protein — protein MVRPKRLGAIVAAFMAVWMVVLSLGSNAAHAAGTPGGEWTENSLGLNVTSAILIAADTGQVIYEVNADAPRSPASMTKLMTEYIVLDQIASGKLSWDTMVTVSKEAASTPADGSQIYLAEGDQHTVKQLYIAMAVGSANDATVALADQIAGTEAKFVDLMNETAQKLGLKTAHYTSATGLAESTVISARDMASLARTILTTHKEFLDYSTIQSYKFRERDKQPMINNNWMLASNASITNFKQYAYPGVDGMKTGYTSAAGYTFTGTVMRDGVRYISVVMNADSKGSRFTETAKLYDYVFSNIEKKVAVPAKTVVETTEKIKIKKGKKTTVPVVTDADVSFYVKKGTEPKIELSGTTVATDGQLVAPIQAGQKIGTATYKYTDDQGKSIEQTVNLVASEQVDKASWIRLLFRGIKDFFVDLFDGIVNLF, from the coding sequence ATGGTTAGACCGAAGCGCTTGGGAGCGATTGTGGCAGCGTTTATGGCAGTTTGGATGGTAGTGCTCTCGCTCGGTTCGAACGCAGCGCATGCAGCGGGTACGCCAGGCGGGGAATGGACGGAAAATTCACTTGGATTAAATGTGACCTCGGCGATATTGATTGCTGCGGACACGGGACAAGTTATTTATGAGGTGAATGCCGACGCGCCGCGTTCTCCGGCCAGCATGACGAAATTGATGACGGAATATATCGTCTTGGACCAAATCGCGAGCGGAAAGCTGTCTTGGGATACGATGGTTACCGTTTCGAAAGAAGCCGCTTCGACACCGGCAGACGGTTCGCAAATTTATTTGGCTGAAGGCGATCAGCATACAGTAAAACAGCTATATATTGCAATGGCGGTAGGATCGGCTAACGATGCAACGGTAGCTTTGGCTGACCAAATCGCTGGAACGGAAGCGAAATTTGTCGACTTGATGAATGAGACGGCGCAAAAGCTTGGCTTGAAAACGGCTCATTACACGAGCGCCACCGGCCTTGCGGAATCGACGGTTATTTCCGCGCGGGATATGGCTTCTTTAGCTCGTACGATTTTGACTACGCATAAAGAATTTCTCGATTATTCGACCATTCAATCGTATAAATTCCGCGAACGCGACAAACAGCCTATGATCAATAATAACTGGATGCTCGCATCCAATGCGTCGATCACAAACTTCAAACAATATGCCTATCCGGGTGTAGACGGCATGAAAACCGGCTATACTTCAGCAGCAGGGTACACGTTTACGGGTACTGTAATGCGTGACGGCGTACGCTATATTAGTGTTGTCATGAATGCGGACTCGAAAGGCTCGCGTTTCACCGAAACGGCCAAGCTGTATGATTATGTATTCAGCAACATTGAGAAAAAAGTGGCTGTACCTGCAAAAACGGTAGTTGAAACAACGGAAAAGATCAAAATTAAGAAAGGCAAGAAAACGACAGTTCCGGTTGTAACCGATGCTGATGTTTCATTTTATGTTAAAAAAGGCACTGAGCCTAAAATCGAACTGTCCGGAACCACAGTGGCAACCGATGGACAGCTTGTCGCTCCAATTCAAGCCGGCCAAAAAATCGGTACTGCAACGTATAAATATACGGACGATCAAGGAAAGTCGATTGAGCAAACCGTTAATCTGGTTGCTTCCGAGCAGGTAGACAAAGCTTCCTGGATTCGGCTCCTGTTCCGCGGCATTAAAGACTTTTTTGTCGATTTGTTTGACGGCATCGTCAATTTGTTCTAA
- a CDS encoding ROK family protein has translation MATNYIPSSKKLIYSRVAELNQVSKAELLEEFSLTSSTMTRLLDEMMAEGLLKVSGYGESKGGRKPILYEVNQGYGYIFGLDISRVVSSLGLFDMQMNARSIVHWRMDEGMTPEQFVTHAANYMKSFQNDLQIRPEQIIGIGIGAVGPIDREQGVIVNPLHFAAPGWTNVPICQMLQEKTGFRTMLENGANTALLGEQWAHRYAGMQHMLYVHAGAGIRSAMMSGGQLVHGTNDMEGAVGQMIIQAGGDRLGEYGNYGALETYVSVESILRKAVMQAKLGRSDLAERYNVPPDAISYDVLLKALAGEDPFVKELFTESAAYFGIGLANLINIFHPEKIILGGALVNSHELFYQTAVEVARKNTYYYPQYEPSFTKGELREDAVATGAAIMVRQALEL, from the coding sequence GTGGCTACGAACTATATTCCATCATCTAAAAAATTGATTTACAGCCGCGTCGCTGAGCTGAATCAGGTGTCGAAGGCTGAGCTGCTGGAGGAGTTTTCGCTTACAAGCAGTACGATGACCCGCTTGCTTGATGAAATGATGGCAGAAGGACTGCTTAAAGTGTCCGGCTATGGAGAGTCAAAAGGCGGCCGCAAGCCGATACTGTATGAAGTTAATCAAGGGTACGGCTATATTTTCGGGCTTGATATATCCCGGGTTGTTTCCAGCCTCGGCTTATTCGATATGCAGATGAACGCCCGCTCTATCGTCCACTGGCGAATGGATGAAGGGATGACGCCGGAGCAATTCGTTACGCACGCGGCAAATTATATGAAGTCGTTCCAGAACGATTTGCAAATTCGGCCGGAGCAAATCATCGGCATTGGCATTGGCGCAGTTGGCCCGATCGACCGGGAGCAGGGCGTCATCGTCAATCCGCTTCATTTTGCCGCGCCGGGGTGGACGAATGTGCCGATCTGCCAAATGCTGCAGGAGAAGACAGGCTTCCGCACGATGCTCGAGAACGGCGCGAATACGGCGCTGCTCGGCGAGCAGTGGGCGCACCGTTATGCGGGCATGCAGCATATGCTGTATGTCCATGCCGGAGCGGGCATCCGTTCCGCGATGATGTCAGGCGGTCAGCTTGTTCACGGCACGAACGACATGGAGGGAGCAGTCGGCCAAATGATTATACAGGCCGGGGGCGACCGGCTCGGCGAGTACGGCAATTATGGCGCGCTGGAGACTTATGTATCCGTAGAGTCGATTTTGCGCAAAGCGGTTATGCAGGCGAAGCTGGGAAGGTCGGATCTCGCTGAGCGGTATAACGTTCCGCCGGATGCCATCAGCTATGATGTGCTGCTGAAAGCATTGGCGGGGGAGGACCCGTTTGTGAAAGAGCTGTTTACAGAATCGGCGGCTTATTTTGGTATTGGGCTGGCGAATCTGATCAACATTTTTCATCCGGAGAAAATTATTTTGGGCGGCGCATTAGTGAATTCGCATGAGCTGTTTTACCAAACGGCGGTCGAGGTAGCCCGCAAAAACACATATTATTATCCGCAATACGAGCCTTCCTTTACCAAAGGCGAGCTGAGGGAGGATGCCGTCGCCACAGGCGCGGCCATTATGGTTCGGCAGGCGTTGGAGCTGTAG
- the pdxT gene encoding pyridoxal 5'-phosphate synthase glutaminase subunit PdxT, whose protein sequence is MKIGVLALQGAVAEHIRSLEAAGAEAVAVKQVEQLDELDGLVLPGGESTTIGKLMRKYNFIEAIQSFSKRGKPVFGTCAGLILLADRIEGQEEAHLHLMDMTVARNAFGRQRESFETDLDVKGIDEPVRGVFIRAPLIKEVGESVDVLSTYKGEIVTARQGHLLAASFHPELTDDYSLHAYFVKMAAEAAGNN, encoded by the coding sequence ATGAAAATAGGCGTATTGGCGCTGCAAGGCGCTGTTGCAGAGCATATTCGAAGCTTGGAGGCGGCGGGCGCGGAAGCGGTCGCCGTCAAGCAAGTGGAGCAATTAGACGAGCTTGACGGCCTTGTGCTTCCCGGAGGGGAAAGCACAACGATCGGCAAGCTGATGCGGAAATATAACTTTATCGAAGCGATCCAATCTTTCTCCAAGCGGGGAAAGCCGGTATTCGGCACTTGCGCAGGGCTTATCCTGCTGGCTGACCGTATTGAAGGCCAGGAAGAGGCGCATCTGCATTTGATGGACATGACCGTTGCCCGCAATGCATTTGGCCGCCAGCGCGAAAGCTTCGAAACCGATCTGGACGTCAAAGGGATCGACGAACCGGTTCGCGGCGTATTTATCCGCGCTCCGCTTATTAAAGAAGTAGGGGAAAGCGTCGATGTGCTCTCCACCTACAAGGGCGAAATCGTAACGGCACGGCAGGGCCATCTGCTGGCGGCCTCGTTCCATCCGGAACTGACCGACGATTACAGCCTGCATGCTTATTTTGTTAAAATGGCGGCGGAAGCTGCAGGGAATAACTAA
- the serS gene encoding serine--tRNA ligase, giving the protein MLDVKLLRNDFAKVEQALRNRGKSLDLIADFPALDSKRRDLIQETEHLKNRRNTVSQEVAKLKKSGGDAESLIVEMREVGDRIKELDDQLRELDTQVVDLTIAIPNIPHESVPVGASEEENVEIRRVGEVPSFDFEPKAHFEIAQDNEILDFERAAKVTGSRFVFYRGLGARLERALISFMMDLHSDQHGYEEVLPPYIVNRDSLIGTGQLPKFEEDLFKLTESDYYLIPTAEVPVTNLHREEILTAEELPKYFVAYSACFRSEAGAAGRDTRGLIRQHQFNKVELIKLAKPEDSYEELEKMTANAERVLQLLGLPYRVLALCTGDMGFSAAKTYDLEVWLPSAGTYREISSCSNVEDFQARRANIRFRRDAKSKPEFVHTLNGSGLAVGRTVAAILENYQQADGTVTIPEVLRPYMGGIAQIGPRK; this is encoded by the coding sequence GTGCTTGATGTTAAATTGTTAAGAAATGATTTTGCAAAGGTGGAGCAGGCTCTCCGCAACCGCGGAAAGTCGCTTGACCTGATCGCTGATTTCCCGGCTTTGGACAGCAAGAGACGTGACCTGATTCAAGAGACGGAACATTTGAAGAACCGCCGCAATACCGTTTCGCAGGAAGTGGCGAAGCTGAAAAAATCAGGCGGCGACGCGGAATCGCTTATTGTGGAGATGAGAGAAGTCGGCGACCGGATTAAAGAGCTGGACGACCAGCTCCGCGAGCTGGATACGCAAGTGGTTGATCTGACGATCGCGATTCCGAATATCCCGCATGAAAGCGTGCCGGTTGGCGCATCCGAAGAAGAAAACGTGGAAATTCGCCGCGTTGGCGAAGTGCCGTCGTTTGATTTTGAGCCAAAGGCGCATTTTGAAATTGCGCAGGATAACGAAATTTTAGATTTTGAACGGGCGGCCAAAGTAACAGGTTCACGGTTTGTGTTTTACCGCGGTCTGGGGGCACGCCTCGAACGTGCGCTGATCAGCTTTATGATGGATCTGCACAGCGACCAGCATGGTTATGAAGAAGTGCTGCCTCCTTATATCGTAAATCGTGACAGCCTGATCGGAACCGGCCAGCTGCCGAAATTCGAAGAGGATTTGTTCAAGCTGACCGAATCTGACTACTATTTGATTCCGACGGCAGAAGTGCCGGTAACGAACCTGCATCGCGAGGAAATATTGACAGCTGAGGAGCTGCCGAAATATTTTGTAGCATACAGCGCTTGTTTCCGTTCCGAAGCGGGAGCAGCGGGCCGTGATACCCGTGGTTTGATCCGCCAGCATCAATTCAATAAGGTTGAACTGATCAAGCTGGCTAAACCGGAGGATTCGTACGAAGAGCTGGAGAAGATGACGGCCAATGCAGAACGTGTGCTGCAGCTGCTGGGCCTGCCTTACCGGGTGCTGGCATTGTGCACGGGCGATATGGGCTTCTCGGCGGCAAAGACCTACGATCTGGAAGTATGGCTGCCAAGCGCCGGCACGTACCGTGAAATCTCGTCCTGCTCCAATGTCGAGGACTTCCAAGCGCGCCGCGCAAACATCCGTTTCCGCCGCGATGCGAAAAGCAAACCGGAATTTGTACATACGCTGAACGGTTCCGGGCTTGCGGTTGGGCGTACCGTTGCCGCTATTCTGGAGAACTATCAGCAGGCGGACGGAACGGTAACCATTCCGGAAGTGCTTCGTCCATACATGGGCGGCATTGCCCAAATTGGTCCCCGCAAGTAA
- a CDS encoding DUF4179 domain-containing protein: protein MKDIYELLLEMDIDENEFEEMEVSELYKAKVKRTLKESIKQKKKIKGWKMNIALAVILIGCSFTGFVLTSPAYADRVPAILNIFRFLDNGSTGGLYEEYKNYSNEINSTEVSNGIEITINDAIYDGETVSIAYSLESNQDLGDAPYLFGLLDIKGSDGSAGSNRISKVNENNYVGLMTTTGFHLKEKDKVNIKWNIQSITIQDSKEKIKGKWNFALALKATESHTQLVNRSAEHDGLIATIDKISVAPMSFIVYYEQVVDEKVRRKWDGADVDLEVKDDLGNHYSGKSNGGSGDRQGYSMSWSKTFEKLDQHAAKLIITPRIRLYKNKSGNHGSLEITREGLESKEIPLSNKSDKSEQEFVLDDIIIDLKN from the coding sequence ATGAAGGATATTTATGAATTATTACTTGAGATGGATATAGATGAGAATGAGTTTGAGGAAATGGAAGTATCTGAACTGTACAAAGCCAAAGTAAAAAGAACATTAAAAGAATCGATAAAGCAAAAGAAAAAAATAAAGGGATGGAAAATGAATATTGCTTTAGCTGTTATTTTAATCGGTTGCTCATTTACTGGATTCGTATTAACATCCCCTGCTTATGCTGACAGGGTTCCAGCTATATTAAATATTTTTAGATTTTTGGATAATGGAAGCACAGGCGGTCTTTATGAGGAGTACAAAAATTATTCCAACGAGATAAACTCGACAGAAGTAAGTAATGGCATTGAAATTACAATTAATGACGCAATTTATGATGGAGAAACAGTATCCATAGCATACTCCTTAGAAAGCAATCAGGATTTAGGTGATGCCCCTTATTTATTTGGCTTATTAGATATTAAAGGGTCAGATGGTAGTGCGGGTAGTAATCGAATTTCTAAAGTTAATGAAAATAATTACGTAGGTTTAATGACTACTACTGGTTTTCATCTGAAGGAAAAAGACAAGGTAAATATAAAATGGAATATACAGAGCATAACGATTCAGGACAGCAAAGAAAAAATAAAAGGAAAGTGGAATTTTGCTCTTGCGTTAAAAGCAACTGAAAGCCATACACAATTGGTTAACCGTAGTGCGGAGCATGATGGATTAATCGCAACGATAGATAAAATATCGGTCGCACCGATGTCCTTTATCGTTTATTACGAGCAAGTCGTTGACGAGAAGGTAAGAAGAAAATGGGATGGGGCAGATGTTGATCTAGAAGTTAAAGATGATTTAGGAAATCATTACTCAGGTAAAAGTAATGGAGGATCAGGCGATAGACAGGGCTATAGCATGAGTTGGAGTAAAACTTTCGAAAAATTAGATCAACACGCAGCGAAGCTTATTATAACTCCACGGATCAGACTTTATAAAAACAAGTCTGGTAATCATGGCTCTTTAGAAATAACGAGAGAAGGGCTTGAATCAAAAGAAATTCCTTTATCGAACAAATCAGACAAAAGTGAACAAGAATTTGTGTTAGATGACATTATTATTGACTTAAAGAATTAA
- a CDS encoding DinB family protein: MIDYPQKEEFNPYYDRYISLLKGQDVLVQLELQIDQMKQLLTSVSEKDWTYRYAPDKWTLKEVIGHIIDNERIMAYRMMCIAYGEQKSLPGYDQDDYMSQDPYAHCTPQELLEEYITVRRATLALLKRLPARFLARIGNANQSDTSARALAYIIAGHELHHMRIIQERYLQPN; the protein is encoded by the coding sequence ATGATCGATTACCCGCAAAAGGAAGAGTTTAATCCTTATTACGATCGCTACATCAGCTTGCTGAAGGGACAGGATGTACTGGTTCAGCTGGAGCTGCAAATCGATCAGATGAAGCAGCTGCTTACCAGCGTAAGCGAAAAGGACTGGACATACCGGTATGCTCCGGACAAATGGACGCTTAAAGAAGTGATCGGCCATATCATTGATAATGAACGGATTATGGCTTACCGGATGATGTGCATCGCATACGGGGAACAAAAATCTTTGCCCGGCTATGACCAGGACGATTATATGAGCCAGGATCCGTATGCCCATTGTACGCCGCAGGAGCTGCTGGAGGAATATATAACGGTTCGCCGCGCTACGCTTGCACTGCTGAAGCGGCTGCCGGCCCGCTTTTTGGCGCGTATCGGGAACGCCAACCAGTCCGATACTTCTGCACGGGCGCTTGCTTATATTATTGCTGGCCATGAGCTGCACCATATGCGCATTATTCAGGAGCGTTATTTGCAACCGAATTAA